One genomic window of Massilia sp. KIM includes the following:
- a CDS encoding XrtA/PEP-CTERM system amidotransferase, whose protein sequence is MCGIVGIFDTRGARPIDPALLKRMNETQHHRGPDEGDIYTEPGVGFGHRRLSVIDLAAGQQPMFNAAGDVGVVFNGEIYNYRELTAELQGMGYAFRTNSDTEAIVHAWEAWGEDCVHRLRGMFAIAIWDRNKRTMFMARDHMGVKPFFYALLPDGMFIFGSELKSLRAHPGLSREIDPTAVEDYFAYGYVPEPKTIYGAARKLAPGWCLTVRVGQPVPQPRQYWDVPFKLHEKMTEQDAAGELAARVREAVQSQLKADVPLGAFLSGGVDSSAVVAMMANLTDEPVNTCSIAFNDKAFDESEYAGVVAAQYKTNHHVETVDTDDYALLDTLAGLYDEPYADSSAIPTYRVCQLARKRVTVALSGDGGDENLAGYRRYRLTMAEDAVRSKIPSSLRRGVFGPLGKYYPKADWAPRVFRAKTTFESLARDLVEGYFHGVSIMSDAMRARLFSDGFRLRLQGYRALDVMRGHAAKAPTDDPLSLIQYLDMKTYLPGDILTKVDRASMAHALEVRVPLLDHQLVEWISGLSSSIKLKNGEGKYIFKKSMERHLPHDILYRRKQGFAVPLAAWFRGPLRQRVRESLLGPELAATGIFNTAFLRELVEQHESGRRDYSAPIWTVLMFEAFLRKELEGGAA, encoded by the coding sequence ATGTGTGGAATAGTCGGCATTTTCGATACCCGCGGCGCGCGCCCGATTGACCCGGCGCTGCTCAAGCGGATGAACGAGACCCAGCATCACCGCGGCCCCGACGAGGGCGACATCTACACCGAGCCCGGGGTCGGCTTCGGCCACCGCCGCCTGTCGGTGATCGACCTGGCCGCCGGACAGCAGCCGATGTTCAACGCCGCCGGCGACGTCGGCGTGGTGTTCAACGGCGAGATCTACAACTACCGCGAGCTGACCGCCGAGCTGCAGGGGATGGGCTACGCCTTCCGCACCAACAGCGACACCGAGGCCATCGTGCACGCCTGGGAAGCCTGGGGCGAGGATTGCGTGCACCGCCTGCGCGGCATGTTCGCGATCGCGATCTGGGACCGCAACAAGCGGACCATGTTCATGGCGCGCGACCACATGGGGGTCAAGCCCTTCTTCTACGCGCTGCTGCCCGACGGGATGTTCATCTTCGGCTCCGAGCTCAAGTCGCTGCGCGCCCACCCCGGCCTGTCGCGCGAGATCGATCCGACCGCGGTCGAGGACTACTTCGCCTATGGCTACGTGCCGGAGCCCAAGACCATCTACGGCGCCGCGCGCAAGCTGGCGCCGGGCTGGTGCCTCACGGTGCGCGTCGGCCAGCCGGTGCCGCAGCCGCGCCAGTACTGGGACGTGCCCTTCAAGCTGCACGAGAAGATGACCGAGCAGGACGCCGCCGGCGAACTGGCGGCGCGCGTGCGCGAGGCGGTGCAGAGCCAGCTCAAGGCCGACGTGCCCCTGGGCGCCTTCCTGTCCGGCGGGGTCGACTCGAGCGCGGTGGTGGCGATGATGGCCAATCTCACCGACGAGCCGGTCAACACCTGCTCGATCGCCTTCAATGACAAGGCCTTCGACGAATCCGAATACGCCGGCGTGGTGGCGGCCCAGTACAAGACCAACCATCACGTCGAGACCGTCGACACCGACGACTACGCCCTGCTCGACACCCTGGCCGGCCTGTACGACGAACCCTATGCCGACAGCTCGGCGATTCCCACCTACCGCGTGTGCCAGCTGGCCAGGAAGCGCGTCACCGTGGCCCTGTCGGGCGACGGCGGCGACGAGAACCTGGCCGGCTACCGCCGCTACCGCCTGACCATGGCGGAAGACGCGGTGCGCTCGAAGATCCCGTCCAGCCTGCGGCGCGGCGTGTTCGGCCCGCTCGGCAAGTACTATCCGAAGGCCGACTGGGCGCCGCGCGTGTTCCGCGCCAAGACCACCTTCGAATCGCTGGCGCGCGACCTGGTCGAGGGCTACTTCCACGGCGTGTCGATCATGTCGGACGCGATGCGCGCGCGCCTGTTCTCGGACGGCTTCCGCCTGCGCCTGCAGGGCTACCGCGCGCTGGACGTGATGCGCGGCCACGCCGCCAAGGCGCCCACCGACGACCCGCTGTCGCTGATCCAGTACCTGGACATGAAGACCTACCTGCCGGGCGACATCCTGACCAAGGTCGACCGCGCCAGCATGGCCCACGCCCTCGAGGTGCGGGTGCCGCTGCTCGACCACCAGCTGGTGGAATGGATCTCGGGCCTGTCGTCCTCGATCAAGCTGAAGAACGGCGAAGGCAAGTACATCTTCAAGAAGAGCATGGAGCGCCACCTGCCGCACGACATCCTGTACCGCAGGAAGCAGGGCTTCGCGGTGCCGCTGGCGGCCTGGTTCCGCGGTCCGCTGCGCCAGCGCGTGCGCGAGTCCCTGCTCGGCCCCGAACTGGCGGCCACCGGCATTTTCAACACCGCGTTCCTGCGCGAGCTCGTCGAGCAGCACGAGTCCGGGCGGCGCGATTACAGCGCGCCGATCTGGACTGTCCTGATGTTCGAGGCTTTCCTGCGCAAGGAGCTGGAAGGAGGCGCGGCATGA
- a CDS encoding TIGR03088 family PEP-CTERM/XrtA system glycosyltransferase — translation MRDAEQAPLVAHLLYRLDFGGLENLLVERINRMPAQAYRHAVICLTGYTDFARRISKPGVELYALDKQPGLSPGTHAALFKLLRRLRPAILHTYNLAALEYAPVALLAGVPARVNGLHGRDASDPEGRNPKHRLLRRLMLPFYDCCYANSGDMLAWNREFIGVPEHKSRLLANGIDAERFRPRAAGEPRPELGAGFGPDCTVIGTVGRVQDVKDHATLLEAFALLRARLPRQAAGLRLAIVGDGPLLPALRAKAAALGLDSQVWLPGARNDVPEILRAFDIYAISSIAEGTPGSVLEAMASQLPAVGTRVGGVPEVIAEGVTGQLVPPRDPQALAAALARYVEDPRLALEHGEAGRQRVLTHYSMPAMVAGYQALYDSLCERKTPFRKSITSCVE, via the coding sequence ATGCGCGACGCCGAGCAAGCGCCCCTGGTTGCGCACCTGCTCTACCGGCTCGACTTCGGCGGGCTGGAAAACCTGCTGGTCGAGCGCATCAACCGCATGCCGGCCCAGGCCTACCGGCATGCGGTGATCTGCCTGACCGGCTACACCGACTTCGCGCGCCGCATCAGCAAGCCGGGGGTCGAGCTCTACGCGCTCGACAAGCAGCCCGGCCTGTCGCCCGGCACCCACGCCGCCCTGTTCAAGCTGCTGCGCCGCCTACGCCCCGCCATCCTGCACACCTATAACCTGGCGGCGCTCGAATACGCCCCGGTGGCGCTGCTGGCCGGCGTGCCGGCGCGCGTCAACGGCCTGCACGGCCGCGACGCCTCGGACCCCGAGGGCCGCAATCCCAAGCACCGGCTGCTGCGCCGCCTGATGCTGCCCTTCTACGACTGCTGCTACGCCAACTCGGGCGACATGCTGGCCTGGAACCGCGAGTTCATCGGCGTTCCCGAGCACAAGAGCCGGCTGCTTGCCAACGGCATCGACGCCGAGCGCTTCCGCCCGCGCGCCGCCGGCGAGCCGCGTCCGGAGCTCGGCGCCGGCTTCGGCCCGGACTGCACCGTGATCGGCACCGTCGGCCGGGTCCAGGACGTCAAGGACCACGCCACCCTGCTGGAAGCCTTCGCCCTGCTGCGCGCGCGCCTGCCGCGCCAGGCGGCCGGCCTGCGCCTGGCGATCGTCGGCGACGGCCCGCTGCTGCCGGCCCTGCGCGCGAAGGCCGCCGCGCTCGGCCTGGACAGCCAGGTCTGGCTGCCCGGCGCCCGCAACGACGTGCCCGAGATCCTGCGCGCCTTCGACATCTACGCGATCTCCTCGATCGCCGAGGGCACGCCCGGCAGCGTGCTGGAAGCCATGGCCAGCCAGCTGCCTGCCGTCGGCACCCGCGTCGGTGGCGTGCCGGAGGTGATCGCCGAGGGCGTCACCGGCCAGCTGGTGCCGCCGCGCGACCCGCAGGCCCTGGCCGCAGCCCTGGCGCGCTACGTCGAGGATCCGCGGCTGGCGCTGGAGCACGGCGAGGCCGGGCGCCAGCGCGTGCTCACCCATTATTCGATGCCGGCCATGGTCGCCGGCTACCAGGCCCTGTACGACAGCCTGTGCGAACGTAAAACCCCCTTCAGGAAGAGCATCACATCATGTGTGGAATAG
- the xrtA gene encoding exosortase A: MQLIPPPELVKPAGALDSTRAALIALALLSPLLFYFDTAASIVALWNSSETFAHGYVVAPISLWLAWRRRELLRTLPLEPWWPALALVAVAGLGWLVATLGEVQVVRQYAFVAMFPLAVLAVCGRRIAGALAFPLLFLLFAVPFGEVFVAPLIEFTADFTVAALRLTGIPVLRNGTMFEIPSGSWSVVEACSGLRYLIASITLGCLYAYLSYRSWKRRALFIAVSVVVPIIANGLRAYMIVMIGHLSSMRLAAGVDHIIYGWLFFGLVMFLMFWVGRLWQEDESTADAAAALAAAAPGRRAAPAVFAGAGLAFAALVALWPALAALNERAVALPQPSRLAQPALAWESAPPFTSWRPDFVDPDARLDRTLAAGGAPVALSILYYRNDGSGRPLISSVNRLAGEHNQYRELGTERRVETAGGRAFTVLETRITGPEGELLSWHWLRVGGHATTSGYVGKAWQARERLALRPGDGAALIFTTPLTQDRQAARDALRAFLAANYAPIDAALAATEAH; the protein is encoded by the coding sequence ATGCAACTGATCCCTCCCCCCGAACTGGTCAAGCCGGCCGGCGCCCTGGATTCCACCCGCGCCGCGCTGATCGCGCTGGCGCTGCTGTCCCCGCTCCTGTTCTACTTCGACACCGCCGCCTCGATCGTCGCGCTGTGGAACAGCTCCGAGACCTTCGCCCACGGCTACGTGGTGGCGCCGATCAGCCTGTGGCTGGCCTGGCGCCGGCGCGAGCTGCTGCGCACCCTGCCGCTCGAACCCTGGTGGCCGGCGCTGGCGCTGGTGGCGGTGGCCGGCCTGGGCTGGCTGGTGGCGACCCTGGGCGAAGTCCAGGTGGTGCGCCAGTACGCTTTCGTGGCCATGTTCCCGCTGGCCGTGCTGGCGGTGTGCGGACGGCGCATCGCCGGCGCGCTCGCCTTCCCGCTCCTGTTCCTGCTGTTCGCCGTGCCCTTCGGCGAGGTCTTCGTCGCTCCGCTGATCGAATTCACCGCCGACTTCACGGTGGCGGCGCTGCGCCTGACCGGCATCCCGGTGCTGCGCAACGGCACCATGTTCGAGATTCCCAGCGGCAGCTGGTCGGTGGTCGAGGCCTGCAGCGGCCTGCGCTACCTGATCGCCTCGATCACCCTCGGCTGCCTGTACGCCTACCTGAGCTACCGCTCCTGGAAGCGGCGCGCGCTGTTCATCGCGGTCTCGGTGGTGGTGCCGATCATCGCCAACGGTCTGCGCGCCTACATGATCGTCATGATCGGCCACCTGTCCAGCATGCGCCTGGCCGCCGGCGTCGACCACATCATCTACGGCTGGCTGTTCTTCGGCCTGGTGATGTTCCTGATGTTCTGGGTCGGGCGCCTGTGGCAGGAAGACGAGTCGACGGCGGACGCCGCCGCCGCGCTCGCCGCCGCCGCTCCCGGGCGCCGCGCCGCGCCGGCCGTCTTCGCCGGCGCCGGCCTGGCCTTCGCCGCCCTGGTCGCGCTGTGGCCGGCGCTGGCGGCGCTTAACGAGCGCGCCGTCGCCCTGCCCCAGCCCTCGCGCCTGGCGCAGCCGGCGCTGGCCTGGGAAAGTGCGCCCCCGTTCACCAGCTGGCGTCCCGACTTCGTCGATCCGGACGCGCGCCTGGACCGCACCCTGGCGGCCGGCGGCGCCCCGGTGGCGCTCTCGATCCTCTACTACCGCAACGACGGCAGCGGCCGGCCCCTGATCAGCTCCGTCAACCGCCTGGCGGGGGAACACAACCAGTACCGTGAACTCGGCACCGAGCGCCGCGTGGAAACCGCCGGCGGACGCGCCTTCACCGTGCTGGAGACCCGCATCACCGGGCCCGAGGGCGAGCTGCTGTCCTGGCATTGGCTGCGGGTCGGCGGCCACGCCACCACCAGCGGCTACGTGGGCAAGGCCTGGCAGGCGCGCGAACGCCTGGCGCTGCGCCCGGGCGACGGCGCCGCGCTGATCTTCACCACCCCGCTGACGCAGGACAGGCAGGCCGCGCGCGACGCCTTGCGCGCCTTCCTGGCGGCGAACTACGCCCCGATCGACGCCGCGCTGGCGGCCACGGAGGCGCACTGA
- a CDS encoding TIGR03087 family PEP-CTERM/XrtA system glycosyltransferase has translation MDDLLLLVHRIPFPPNKGDKIRSYHLLRHLAARYRVHLGTFVDAPEDWQYVDQVRALCAGSHFAKLDPTLARLRSLGALLGGRALSADYYRDAGMRGWVERTMREHDIARVVVFSSPMAQYALPYTEARRVIDFCDVDSDKWRQYAQQKSWPMSWLYGREARTLLAYEREVARVCDSALFATEPEAQLFRELAPESDAKIGHFNNGVDTEYFSPARPYATPYAEGERAVVFTGAMDYWPNVDAVQWFAAEIFPRLLARLPDLRFYIVGARPTPAVQALGRQDGVTVTGTVPDVRPYLAHAAVSVAPLRVARGIQNKVLEAMAMALPVVVTPQALEGVQAEPGADLLLAEGAEDFAQAVLRVLGEDHGALRSRARERVERMYSWPSNLARIEARLECN, from the coding sequence ATGGACGACCTGCTGCTGCTGGTGCACCGGATTCCCTTCCCGCCCAACAAGGGCGACAAGATCCGCTCCTACCACCTGCTGCGCCACCTGGCGGCGCGCTACCGGGTGCATCTCGGCACCTTCGTCGACGCGCCCGAAGACTGGCAGTACGTGGACCAGGTGCGCGCGCTGTGCGCCGGCAGCCATTTCGCCAAGCTGGATCCGACCCTGGCGCGCCTGCGCAGCCTCGGCGCGCTGCTGGGCGGACGGGCGCTGTCGGCCGACTACTACCGCGACGCCGGCATGCGCGGCTGGGTCGAACGCACCATGCGCGAGCACGACATCGCGCGCGTGGTGGTGTTCTCCTCGCCGATGGCGCAATACGCCCTGCCCTACACAGAGGCGCGCCGGGTGATCGACTTCTGCGACGTCGACTCCGACAAGTGGCGCCAGTACGCCCAGCAGAAATCCTGGCCCATGAGCTGGCTGTACGGCCGCGAGGCGCGCACCCTGCTGGCCTACGAGCGCGAGGTGGCCCGCGTGTGCGACTCGGCGCTGTTCGCCACCGAGCCCGAGGCCCAGCTGTTCCGCGAACTGGCGCCGGAGAGCGACGCCAAGATCGGCCACTTCAACAACGGCGTCGACACCGAGTATTTCTCGCCCGCGCGGCCCTACGCCACCCCCTATGCGGAAGGCGAGCGCGCCGTGGTGTTCACCGGGGCCATGGATTACTGGCCCAACGTCGACGCGGTGCAATGGTTCGCGGCCGAGATCTTCCCGCGCCTGCTGGCGCGCCTGCCCGACCTGCGCTTCTACATCGTGGGCGCGCGCCCGACCCCGGCGGTGCAGGCCCTGGGCCGCCAGGACGGCGTGACGGTGACCGGCACGGTGCCGGACGTGCGCCCCTACCTGGCCCACGCCGCGGTCTCGGTGGCGCCGCTGCGGGTGGCGCGCGGCATCCAGAACAAGGTGCTGGAAGCGATGGCCATGGCCCTGCCGGTGGTGGTCACGCCGCAGGCGCTGGAGGGCGTGCAGGCCGAGCCCGGAGCCGACCTGCTGCTGGCCGAAGGCGCCGAAGACTTCGCGCAAGCCGTGCTGCGTGTGCTCGGCGAGGACCACGGCGCGCTGCGCAGCCGCGCGCGCGAACGTGTCGAACGCATGTATAGCTGGCCGAGCAACCTGGCCAGGATCGAAGCGAGGCTGGAATGCAACTGA
- a CDS encoding FemAB family XrtA/PEP-CTERM system-associated protein codes for MNSIIEAAQAKRAAPVIAAGPQTLHLLQPHEYARWDAFVRACPEATFFHLSGWQKVIEESFGIKTWFYYVQQDGAIQGVLPLAQIKSRLFGHALGGMPFCVYGGPAAVDAGARRMLDEAAHALAQQLGVGHLEYRGMQRFHPDDPAWHTKELYVTFRKAISGDDEENMNAIPRKQRAMVRKGIKLGLRGVVENDVERMFAAYAHSVHRLGTPVFPKKYFALLQQVFGEECEVRVIETADGQLVAAVLSFYWRDEVVPYYGGGMDIAREVAGNDFMYWNLMQAAAARGCRLFDFGRSKLGTGAYDFKKNWGFTAQHLPYEYKLYGATALPDNNPLNPKYQLFIKLWKKLPLPLANALGPHIVRNLG; via the coding sequence ATGAACTCGATCATCGAAGCCGCGCAGGCCAAGCGGGCCGCCCCGGTCATCGCGGCCGGCCCGCAGACCCTGCACCTGCTGCAGCCGCACGAATACGCCCGCTGGGACGCCTTCGTGCGCGCCTGCCCCGAGGCCACCTTCTTCCACCTGTCCGGCTGGCAGAAAGTGATCGAGGAATCGTTCGGCATCAAGACCTGGTTCTATTACGTACAGCAGGACGGCGCGATCCAGGGCGTGCTGCCGCTGGCCCAGATCAAGAGCCGGCTGTTCGGCCATGCGCTGGGCGGGATGCCCTTCTGCGTCTACGGCGGCCCGGCCGCGGTCGACGCCGGCGCGCGCCGCATGCTGGACGAAGCCGCGCACGCCTTGGCGCAACAGCTGGGCGTCGGCCACCTGGAATACCGCGGCATGCAGCGCTTCCACCCGGACGACCCGGCCTGGCACACCAAGGAACTCTACGTCACCTTCCGCAAGGCGATCTCGGGCGACGACGAAGAGAACATGAACGCGATCCCGCGCAAGCAGCGCGCCATGGTGCGCAAGGGGATCAAGCTGGGCCTGCGCGGCGTGGTCGAGAACGACGTCGAGCGCATGTTCGCCGCCTATGCCCACAGCGTGCACCGGCTCGGCACCCCGGTGTTCCCCAAGAAGTACTTCGCCCTGCTGCAACAGGTGTTCGGTGAGGAATGCGAGGTGCGCGTGATCGAGACCGCCGACGGCCAGCTGGTGGCGGCGGTGCTGTCCTTCTACTGGCGCGACGAGGTGGTGCCCTACTACGGCGGCGGCATGGACATCGCGCGCGAGGTGGCGGGCAATGATTTCATGTACTGGAACCTGATGCAGGCCGCGGCCGCGCGCGGCTGCCGCCTGTTCGACTTCGGGCGCAGCAAGCTCGGCACCGGCGCCTACGACTTCAAGAAGAACTGGGGCTTCACTGCCCAGCACCTGCCCTACGAATACAAGCTGTACGGCGCCACCGCCCTGCCGGACAACAACCCGCTCAATCCCAAGTACCAGCTCTTCATCAAGTTGTGGAAGAAGCTGCCGCTGCCGCTGGCCAACGCGCTCGGCCCCCACATCGTCAGGAACCTCGGATAA
- a CDS encoding XrtA system polysaccharide deacetylase, which produces MKIDPSELQQLAAPGGRPVNAMTCDVEDYFQVSAFAPYIARDSWPQRECRVEANMERILDLFARHGVKATFFTLGWIAERYPQVVRAIVAGGHELASHGYGHLRASDQDRAAFDNDIRSSKALLEDIGGVEVLGYRAPSFSIGQGNLWALDALRAAGYRYSSSIYPVLHDHYGMPDAPRFPFHPNGPDGLLEVPITTVRLGGRNLPAGGGGYFRLLPYALSRWMLRQVNRKDGRSALFYFHPWEIDPGQPRPEGLDAKSRFRHYVNIGRMEKRLEQLARDFTWDRMDRVFLGTQ; this is translated from the coding sequence ATGAAGATCGATCCGAGCGAACTGCAGCAGCTGGCCGCGCCCGGCGGCCGGCCGGTGAACGCCATGACCTGCGACGTCGAGGACTACTTCCAGGTCTCGGCCTTCGCGCCCTACATCGCGCGCGACAGCTGGCCGCAGCGCGAATGCCGGGTCGAGGCCAACATGGAGCGCATCCTGGACCTGTTCGCGCGCCACGGCGTGAAGGCGACCTTCTTCACCCTCGGCTGGATCGCCGAGCGCTACCCCCAGGTGGTGCGCGCGATCGTGGCCGGCGGCCACGAGCTCGCCAGCCACGGCTATGGCCACCTGCGCGCTTCCGACCAGGACCGCGCCGCCTTCGATAACGACATCCGCAGCAGCAAGGCGCTGCTGGAGGACATCGGCGGGGTCGAGGTGCTCGGCTACCGCGCGCCCAGCTTCTCGATCGGCCAGGGCAACCTGTGGGCGCTCGACGCCCTGCGCGCGGCGGGCTACCGCTACAGCTCCAGCATCTACCCGGTGCTGCACGACCACTACGGCATGCCGGACGCGCCGCGCTTCCCCTTCCACCCGAACGGGCCGGACGGCCTGCTCGAGGTCCCGATCACCACCGTGCGCCTGGGCGGGCGCAACCTGCCGGCTGGCGGCGGCGGCTACTTCCGCCTGCTGCCCTACGCCCTGTCGCGCTGGATGCTGCGCCAGGTGAACCGCAAGGACGGCCGCAGCGCCCTGTTCTATTTCCACCCGTGGGAGATCGACCCCGGCCAGCCGCGCCCCGAGGGCCTGGACGCCAAGTCGCGCTTCCGCCACTACGTCAACATCGGCCGCATGGAAAAGCGCCTGGAACAGCTGGCCCGCGACTTCACCTGGGACCGCATGGACCGGGTCTTCCTCGGCACACAATAA